In Actinomadura citrea, a single window of DNA contains:
- a CDS encoding virginiamycin B lyase yields MSEGSHATIKEFRVSGPDAGPYSVAAGPDGALWCTLVHEGRIARMAPDGGLTVHGPVPAGPMIITAGPDGALWFTAFHGDAISRITPAGEVTSFALPEGWGPCGIAAGPDGALWFTRMHAGGIGRITVDGQVSAFPVPGEGAMPSMIAAGPDEALWFTLNQGNAIGRIAPDGQVAVHPLPTEGSAPVGIAAGPDGALWFTGIGTGHIGRITTDGKVTEFPLPDRSARPHAIVAGPGGDLWFTEWATAHIGRISPDGRIDEHPLPTPGCEPHGIAVGPDGALWVALEIGALARVAVA; encoded by the coding sequence ATGTCAGAGGGTTCGCACGCCACGATCAAGGAGTTCCGGGTGTCCGGTCCGGACGCGGGGCCGTACAGCGTCGCCGCCGGGCCGGACGGGGCGCTGTGGTGCACGCTCGTCCACGAGGGCCGGATCGCGCGGATGGCGCCCGACGGGGGCCTCACCGTGCACGGGCCCGTCCCCGCCGGACCGATGATCATCACCGCGGGTCCGGACGGCGCGCTGTGGTTCACCGCGTTCCACGGCGACGCGATCAGCCGGATCACCCCCGCGGGCGAGGTCACGTCGTTCGCCCTGCCCGAGGGGTGGGGTCCGTGCGGGATCGCGGCCGGGCCGGACGGCGCGCTGTGGTTCACCCGCATGCACGCCGGCGGCATCGGCCGGATCACCGTGGACGGCCAGGTCAGCGCTTTCCCGGTGCCCGGAGAGGGCGCGATGCCCTCGATGATCGCGGCGGGTCCGGACGAGGCCCTGTGGTTCACCCTCAACCAGGGCAACGCCATCGGGCGGATCGCGCCGGACGGGCAGGTCGCCGTCCACCCGCTGCCCACCGAGGGCTCCGCACCGGTCGGCATCGCCGCCGGGCCGGACGGCGCGCTCTGGTTCACCGGCATCGGCACCGGGCACATCGGGCGGATCACCACGGACGGGAAGGTCACCGAGTTCCCGCTGCCCGACCGGAGCGCCCGCCCGCACGCCATCGTCGCCGGGCCCGGCGGGGACCTGTGGTTCACCGAGTGGGCCACCGCCCACATCGGCCGCATCAGCCCCGACGGCCGCATCGACGAGCACCCGCTGCCGACGCCCGGATGCGAGCCGCACGGCATCGCGGTCGGCCCGGACGGCGCACTGTGGGTGGCGCTGGAGATCGGCGCGCTCGCCCGCGTCGCCGTCGCCTGA
- a CDS encoding TetR/AcrR family transcriptional regulator, with translation MRDAVREATLAVLSEHGYPGLAVEAVAARSGVHKTTVYRRWGNADGLIADALGIAAAEPWPIPDTGTLAGDLRALARLVVANFADPVEGPVARAFVLAAAQSGDAARSLHAFFARRHEQAAVVVARAVERGEVPAGTDAAEVVRLAVAPLYYRLFITGEPIDEQAADRAAAAAGAAARAGALTAAPVP, from the coding sequence GTGCGCGACGCCGTTCGCGAGGCGACCCTCGCCGTGCTGTCCGAGCACGGCTACCCGGGGCTCGCCGTCGAAGCGGTGGCGGCTCGCTCCGGGGTGCACAAGACCACCGTCTACCGGCGGTGGGGGAACGCCGACGGCCTCATCGCCGACGCCCTCGGCATCGCGGCCGCCGAACCGTGGCCGATCCCCGACACCGGCACCCTCGCCGGCGACCTGCGCGCCCTCGCCCGGCTCGTCGTGGCCAACTTCGCCGATCCCGTCGAGGGCCCGGTCGCCCGCGCGTTCGTGCTGGCCGCGGCGCAGAGCGGCGACGCCGCCCGCTCCCTGCACGCCTTCTTCGCCCGGCGCCACGAGCAGGCCGCCGTCGTCGTCGCGCGGGCCGTCGAGCGCGGCGAGGTCCCCGCCGGCACGGACGCGGCCGAGGTCGTCCGCCTCGCCGTCGCCCCCCTGTACTACCGGCTGTTCATCACCGGGGAGCCGATCGACGAGCAGGCCGCCGACCGGGCCGCCGCGGCCGCGGGCGCCGCCGCCCGCGCCGGCGCCCTCACGGCCGCGCCGGTCCCATGA
- a CDS encoding MFS transporter: MGSPTHAAEVPARQAGPAPRRGAMLAILCAGMFLVLLDVTIVNVALPGIGRALGTGLPGLQGVVDGYAVAIAGLLLGGGALGDRIGHRRMTLTGFALFGLASLACGAAPGAGPLIAARVAQGAGAALLLPGSLALITACYPGRAEQARALGVWAGISSTALPAGPLLGGLLVDTIGWRWIFLLNAPIAAAAIGGVRALVREPRRARPGITLDRAGMVLAPLTLGGLVWTVIAAGHGHRDGAAATAALTLAAGTAFALAERRAAAPMVPGGLLRAPAFLGAGGIALIMNLVTNGVLFVATLQLQQAGHRSALVSGAMLLPMAVPLAVLAPVSGRLTARFGTRVPLAAGTAVAAAGSLSLLGAGPGGGYAALLPALLGIGIGDGLIVTAVVAAAMRAVPPAHAGLAGGFNNTARQVGTALGVAVYGTVAGPAQHPAFASGLHVLAWASVALWLTALALTRVVPAR, encoded by the coding sequence ATGGGTTCCCCAACGCACGCCGCCGAGGTCCCCGCCCGGCAGGCCGGCCCCGCGCCCCGGCGCGGGGCGATGCTCGCGATCCTGTGCGCCGGGATGTTCCTGGTGCTGCTGGACGTGACGATCGTCAACGTCGCGCTCCCCGGCATCGGCCGGGCGCTCGGCACCGGCCTGCCCGGCCTGCAGGGCGTCGTGGACGGCTACGCGGTCGCGATCGCGGGGCTGCTGCTGGGCGGCGGCGCCCTCGGCGACCGGATCGGGCACCGCCGGATGACGCTCACCGGGTTCGCGCTGTTCGGGCTGGCGTCGCTGGCCTGCGGGGCCGCGCCCGGCGCCGGCCCGCTCATCGCGGCGCGCGTCGCGCAGGGGGCGGGCGCCGCGTTGCTGCTGCCCGGCAGCCTCGCCCTGATCACCGCCTGCTACCCCGGACGCGCCGAGCAGGCGCGGGCCCTCGGGGTGTGGGCCGGGATCTCCTCCACGGCGCTGCCGGCCGGGCCGCTGCTGGGCGGGCTGCTGGTCGACACGATCGGCTGGCGGTGGATCTTCCTGCTGAACGCGCCGATCGCCGCGGCGGCGATCGGCGGCGTCCGCGCCCTGGTCCGCGAGCCCCGCCGCGCCCGGCCGGGCATCACGCTGGACCGGGCGGGGATGGTGCTCGCGCCGCTCACCCTCGGCGGCCTGGTCTGGACGGTCATCGCCGCTGGCCACGGCCACCGGGACGGCGCCGCCGCGACCGCCGCGCTCACCCTGGCCGCCGGGACGGCGTTCGCCCTGGCCGAGCGGCGCGCGGCCGCGCCGATGGTCCCGGGCGGGCTGCTGCGGGCCCCGGCCTTCCTCGGCGCCGGCGGCATCGCGCTCATCATGAACCTGGTCACCAACGGGGTCCTGTTCGTGGCGACGCTGCAACTGCAGCAGGCCGGGCACCGCTCCGCGCTGGTCTCCGGGGCGATGCTGCTGCCGATGGCCGTGCCGCTGGCGGTCCTGGCCCCGGTGAGCGGGCGCCTCACCGCCCGGTTCGGGACGCGGGTACCGCTCGCCGCGGGCACCGCCGTCGCGGCGGCCGGGTCCCTGTCGCTGCTCGGCGCCGGTCCCGGCGGCGGCTACGCGGCGCTGCTCCCGGCGCTGCTGGGCATCGGGATCGGGGACGGCCTGATCGTCACCGCGGTGGTCGCCGCCGCGATGCGCGCCGTCCCTCCGGCGCACGCCGGGCTGGCCGGCGGGTTCAACAACACCGCCCGGCAGGTCGGGACGGCGCTCGGCGTCGCCGTCTACGGGACGGTCGCGGGTCCGGCGCAGCACCCGGCGTTCGCCTCCGGCCTGCACGTCCTGGCCTGGGCGAGTGTGGCGCTGTGGCTGACCGCGCTGGCCCTCACCCGCGTCGTCCCGGCCCGCTGA
- a CDS encoding AAA family ATPase produces MRVFEELCPAPPHWTVPWERIRDAFAWVRDMAGVPQDAVYHGEGDVETHTRMACEALAALPRWRARPPRERVRLFTAVLMHDIAKPHCTALDDDGRITARGHSRRGDLMVRRILWELGAPVAWREHVAALIRHHQVPFWALERPDLRQIAFRVSLLARNDDLLLLASADILGRICPDTEELLDNVALYGEYCAEQDCLDAPRAFPSDHARFWYFRKPDRDPGYAAYDDTRCTVTVLSGLPGVGKDHWIAAHRPDVPVVSLDRLRAEMGVDPAGDQRAVAAAAHELAREHLRAGRSFVWNATNVSRQQRDLCTGLVAGYRGRVEVVALEAPPRVLRDRNRARSSPVPDAVIDRLVRRWETPDPTEAHRVDWLSTA; encoded by the coding sequence ATGCGGGTGTTTGAGGAGCTGTGCCCGGCGCCGCCGCACTGGACCGTCCCGTGGGAGCGGATCCGGGACGCCTTCGCCTGGGTGCGCGACATGGCGGGCGTCCCGCAGGACGCCGTGTACCACGGCGAAGGGGACGTCGAGACCCACACGCGGATGGCGTGTGAAGCGCTTGCGGCGCTGCCGCGGTGGCGGGCCCGCCCGCCGCGGGAGCGGGTCCGCCTGTTCACCGCCGTGCTGATGCACGACATCGCCAAGCCGCACTGCACGGCCCTGGACGACGACGGGCGCATCACCGCGCGGGGCCACTCCCGCCGCGGCGACCTGATGGTGCGGCGCATCCTGTGGGAACTGGGCGCACCGGTCGCCTGGCGCGAGCACGTGGCGGCGCTGATCCGCCACCACCAGGTGCCGTTCTGGGCCCTGGAACGCCCCGACCTGCGGCAGATCGCGTTCCGCGTCAGCCTGCTGGCCCGCAACGACGACCTGCTGCTGCTGGCCTCCGCCGACATCCTCGGCCGGATCTGCCCCGACACCGAGGAGCTGCTGGACAACGTCGCCCTGTACGGGGAGTACTGCGCCGAGCAGGACTGCCTGGACGCACCGCGCGCCTTCCCCTCCGACCATGCGCGGTTCTGGTACTTCCGCAAGCCCGACCGCGACCCCGGCTACGCCGCCTACGACGACACGCGCTGCACCGTGACCGTCCTGTCCGGGCTGCCGGGCGTCGGCAAGGACCACTGGATCGCCGCGCACCGCCCGGACGTGCCCGTCGTCAGCCTCGACCGGCTCCGCGCCGAGATGGGCGTCGACCCGGCCGGCGACCAGCGCGCCGTGGCGGCCGCCGCGCACGAGCTGGCCCGCGAACACCTGCGCGCCGGGAGGTCGTTCGTGTGGAACGCCACCAACGTGTCCCGGCAGCAGCGCGACCTGTGCACCGGCCTCGTCGCCGGTTACCGGGGGCGGGTCGAGGTCGTCGCACTGGAGGCGCCGCCGCGGGTGCTGCGGGACCGCAACCGGGCGCGCAGCTCGCCCGTCCCGGACGCGGTGATCGACCGGCTCGTGCGCCGGTGGGAGACCCCGGACCCGACCGAGGCGCACCGGGTCGACTGGCTCAGCACGGCCTGA
- a CDS encoding RNA ligase family protein translates to MLHKYPRTRHIAGSRLQPGDHDLAAVPFEAIAGRFLVVEEKLDGANAGISFSSGGGLRLQSRGHYLAGGPRERQFGPLKAWAASVQHVLHERLQDRYVLYGEWLYAKHTVFYDALPHYFCEFDVLDQTDGTFLSTERRRELLAGTPVVSVPVLYQGPLPDMAALTKLAGPSTCRTPRWRDALRAAAEAGGADPGRVAEETDASEEMEGLYIKVEEDGKTVDRYKWVRPSFLTAILDSGTHWQERPIVANGLADPEVLYAGV, encoded by the coding sequence ATGCTGCACAAGTACCCCCGGACCCGGCACATCGCGGGCTCCCGGCTCCAACCGGGCGACCACGATCTCGCCGCCGTGCCGTTCGAGGCGATCGCCGGGCGGTTCCTGGTGGTGGAGGAGAAGCTCGACGGCGCCAACGCCGGCATCAGCTTCTCCTCCGGCGGCGGGCTGCGGCTGCAGAGCCGCGGCCACTACCTTGCCGGCGGGCCGCGCGAGCGCCAGTTCGGGCCGCTGAAGGCGTGGGCGGCGTCGGTTCAGCACGTCCTGCACGAGCGCTTGCAGGACCGGTACGTCCTGTACGGGGAATGGCTGTACGCCAAGCACACGGTCTTCTACGACGCGCTCCCCCACTACTTCTGCGAGTTCGACGTCCTCGACCAGACCGACGGGACGTTCCTGTCGACCGAGCGGCGCCGCGAGCTGCTCGCCGGGACGCCGGTGGTGTCGGTGCCCGTCCTGTACCAGGGCCCGCTGCCGGACATGGCGGCGCTGACGAAGCTGGCCGGCCCCTCCACGTGCCGCACCCCGCGGTGGCGGGACGCGCTGCGCGCCGCGGCCGAGGCGGGGGGCGCCGACCCAGGCCGCGTCGCCGAGGAGACCGACGCCTCCGAGGAGATGGAGGGCCTCTACATCAAGGTGGAGGAGGACGGGAAGACGGTGGACCGCTACAAGTGGGTCCGGCCGAGCTTCCTGACCGCGATCCTCGACTCGGGCACCCACTGGCAGGAGCGGCCCATCGTCGCCAACGGCCTGGCCGACCCGGAGGTGCTGTATGCGGGTGTTTGA
- a CDS encoding phage holin family protein yields MSIVRQQHDGDGQAGTTGAHRQDFGRAPEFRAEHHEAGTGELVRQAAQQVSDLMRAEMRLAVAELKDKGRHAGTGAGLFGGAALVALYGVGVLLAAAVAAIALALPVWAAALIIGVFLLVVAGVLALMGRAQTRRATPPKPEQAMDEAKLAVAELKERATHR; encoded by the coding sequence ATGAGCATCGTGCGGCAGCAACATGACGGAGACGGCCAGGCCGGAACGACGGGCGCGCACCGGCAGGACTTCGGACGCGCACCGGAGTTCCGCGCCGAGCACCACGAGGCGGGAACGGGCGAGCTGGTCCGGCAGGCCGCACAGCAGGTGTCGGACCTGATGCGGGCCGAGATGCGCCTGGCCGTCGCCGAGCTCAAGGACAAGGGCCGCCACGCCGGCACCGGAGCCGGCCTGTTCGGCGGCGCCGCGCTGGTCGCGCTCTACGGGGTGGGGGTGCTGCTGGCGGCGGCGGTGGCCGCGATCGCGCTGGCACTGCCGGTGTGGGCGGCCGCGCTGATCATCGGCGTGTTCCTGCTGGTGGTGGCGGGCGTGCTGGCGCTGATGGGCCGGGCGCAGACCAGGCGGGCCACACCACCCAAGCCCGAGCAGGCCATGGACGAGGCGAAGCTGGCCGTGGCCGAACTGAAGGAGAGGGCGACGCACCGATGA
- a CDS encoding DUF3618 domain-containing protein, which produces MTMQGKHGAEAGTEELRQEVDRARHELGETVEQLAAKADVKAMARQKVEQARGRARGAAASAREIAGSEQGKARARQGGVVIASAGALALGAVWLRRRRTSRTMPHLRLRGGRKAPVQVRMRLGQKRAVTVRRTGRS; this is translated from the coding sequence ATGACGATGCAGGGCAAGCACGGCGCCGAGGCGGGCACCGAGGAACTGCGTCAGGAGGTCGACCGGGCCCGGCACGAGCTCGGTGAGACGGTGGAGCAGCTCGCGGCCAAGGCCGACGTGAAGGCCATGGCGCGGCAGAAGGTCGAGCAGGCGCGCGGCAGGGCCCGCGGCGCCGCGGCGTCGGCGCGGGAGATCGCGGGTTCGGAGCAGGGCAAGGCGCGGGCGCGCCAGGGCGGTGTGGTCATCGCCTCGGCCGGGGCGCTCGCGCTGGGCGCGGTGTGGTTGCGCCGCCGCCGCACGTCGCGGACCATGCCGCACCTGCGGCTGAGAGGCGGCCGCAAGGCCCCGGTACAGGTGCGGATGCGCCTCGGGCAGAAGCGCGCCGTCACTGTGCGCCGCACCGGTCGGTCCTGA
- a CDS encoding YihY/virulence factor BrkB family protein, whose product MRKRPGAPTDLPARSWGQTLKRTLGEFQKDDLSDWAAALTYYSILSIFPAILVVVSLVGLAGQSATDNLVKNVGSLAPGAVRNLLVSSIRQLEGGTGGAGVVAVLSLAAAVWSASGYVGAFMRASNAIYDVPEGRPLWKTVPLRIGVTLLTLVLLSASVIAVVVSGPLARKVGDTLGFGSEAVTVWGIAKWPVLVVVVGFLFSLLYWASPNAKRGFRWVTPGSALAILLWLVASGLFALYVANFASYNKTYGSLAGIIIFLVWLWITNLAILLGAELDAELERSRAIAAGQPPKEEPYVEFRDTRAFDEEERRETGVEDGAENGTEDEHGAHRL is encoded by the coding sequence ATGCGCAAGCGACCTGGAGCCCCCACCGACCTGCCCGCGCGGTCGTGGGGGCAGACGCTCAAACGCACCCTCGGCGAGTTCCAGAAGGACGACCTCTCGGACTGGGCCGCCGCTCTCACCTACTACTCCATCCTGTCGATCTTCCCGGCGATCCTGGTGGTGGTGTCGCTGGTCGGTCTGGCCGGGCAGTCGGCCACCGACAACCTGGTCAAGAACGTCGGGAGCCTGGCGCCGGGCGCGGTCCGGAACCTGCTCGTCAGCTCGATCAGGCAGCTTGAGGGCGGCACCGGGGGCGCGGGCGTCGTCGCCGTGCTGAGCCTCGCGGCCGCCGTCTGGTCGGCGTCGGGCTACGTCGGGGCGTTCATGCGCGCCTCCAACGCCATCTACGACGTGCCCGAGGGCCGGCCGCTCTGGAAGACCGTGCCGCTGCGCATCGGGGTCACGCTGCTGACGCTGGTGCTGCTGTCGGCGTCGGTGATCGCGGTGGTGGTGTCCGGGCCGCTGGCGCGCAAGGTCGGCGACACGCTCGGGTTCGGCTCCGAGGCGGTCACCGTCTGGGGCATCGCCAAATGGCCGGTCCTGGTGGTGGTGGTCGGCTTCCTGTTCTCGCTGCTGTACTGGGCCTCCCCCAACGCCAAGCGCGGATTCCGCTGGGTCACGCCGGGGAGCGCGCTCGCGATCCTGCTGTGGCTGGTGGCGTCCGGACTGTTCGCGCTGTACGTGGCGAACTTCGCCTCCTACAACAAGACCTACGGCAGCCTCGCGGGGATCATCATCTTCCTGGTGTGGCTGTGGATCACGAACCTGGCGATCCTGCTGGGTGCCGAACTGGACGCCGAACTCGAACGCAGCCGCGCGATCGCCGCCGGGCAGCCCCCCAAGGAGGAGCCGTACGTGGAGTTCCGCGACACCCGCGCCTTCGACGAGGAGGAGCGCCGCGAGACCGGCGTCGAGGACGGCGCCGAGAACGGCACCGAGGACGAGCACGGGGCGCACCGGCTATAG
- a CDS encoding alpha/beta fold hydrolase: MDTATTPIPSTGTLRTDGATLYYEVRGTGPMLLVSQSGEGDAGRSTDLVDRLVSDYTVVTYDRRGLSRSVLDDPAEGVSLAAHADDVHRLLAELSDEPVLMLGCSLGASIGLHLAVDHPGQISVLVAHEPVTPRLLPADQRAHHEGELAHIQQVHRREGLAATFTAIAGVLGIDPAGPDAEPGLTRHPMTPQRARNFDFFVEHDFTAVIEDTLDVAALTETRTRIVPAVGRTTPRTVFDNKCAFALADLLGADMHEFPGGHNGNTTHPRAYAAALRTALNAR, translated from the coding sequence ATGGACACCGCCACGACCCCGATCCCGAGCACGGGCACGCTGCGGACCGACGGAGCCACGCTCTACTACGAAGTGCGCGGAACCGGCCCGATGCTGCTCGTCTCCCAGAGCGGCGAGGGGGACGCCGGGCGCAGTACGGACCTGGTCGACCGGCTCGTCTCCGACTACACCGTGGTGACCTACGACCGCCGCGGACTGTCCCGCAGCGTGCTGGACGACCCCGCCGAAGGAGTGAGCCTGGCCGCACACGCCGACGACGTCCACCGCCTGCTGGCCGAACTGTCGGACGAACCGGTGCTCATGCTGGGGTGCAGTCTGGGCGCCTCCATCGGGCTCCACCTGGCCGTCGACCATCCTGGCCAGATCAGCGTGCTCGTGGCCCACGAGCCCGTCACCCCGCGGCTGCTTCCCGCCGACCAGCGCGCCCACCACGAAGGGGAACTGGCGCACATCCAGCAGGTCCACCGCCGCGAGGGGCTGGCCGCCACGTTCACCGCGATCGCCGGCGTGCTGGGCATCGACCCCGCCGGCCCCGACGCCGAACCCGGCCTCACGCGCCACCCCATGACACCCCAGCGGGCGCGCAACTTCGACTTCTTCGTCGAGCACGACTTCACCGCGGTCATCGAGGACACCCTCGACGTCGCCGCGCTCACCGAGACCCGGACCCGGATCGTTCCGGCGGTCGGGCGCACCACCCCGCGCACGGTCTTCGACAACAAGTGCGCCTTCGCGCTGGCCGACCTCCTCGGCGCGGACATGCACGAGTTTCCCGGCGGCCACAACGGCAACACCACCCACCCCCGCGCCTACGCCGCCGCCCTGCGCACCGCCCTCAACGCCCGCTGA